The window CGAACCCGGTCTGTTGGCCGCGCTGCAGTCCACGGTGGCGGAATTCACCCCCAAACTGGGTCTGACTATCGCGCTCGACTACCAGTTGGGCCCGCGCACTGTTCCTGCCTATCAGGCCATCCATTTGCTGCAAATCGCCCGTGAAGCGTTAAGCAATATCCACAAACACGCCGCTGCCAGCGAGGTGAGCATCCAGGTGTTAAACAAACGCGGCGAAGTGACGCTGCGCGTCTGCGATAACGGCCGCGGCCTGCCTGCGGAAACCTCGCGGCCCGATCATTATGGCTTGATCATCATGCGCGACCGCGCCAAAAGCCTGCACGGCCGCTGCGAGATCTTGCCGCGCAGCGGCGGCGGCACCGAGGTTCGGGTGACCTTCAAACCTGACAACCACGCCATCGATTAACGGAGACCACATGACGACTGAAACCGCCGCCACCATTTTGCTGATAGACGACCACCCGATGTTGCGCAACGGCGTTAAACAGCTGATCGGCATGGATGAACGTCTGCAGGTCATCGCCGAAGCCAGCAATGGCGAACGGGGTGTGACCTTGGCTGCGCAATATGATCCGGACCTGATCCTGCTCGATCTGAACATGCCGGGCATCAACGGGCTGGAAACTCTCGATCGCCTGCGCCAAACCGATTTGTCTGGCCGTATCGTGGTGTTCAGCGTGTCAAATCATGAAGACGATGTCGTCAGCGCATTGAAACGCGGTGCCGACGGCTATCTGCTGAAAGACATGGAGCCGGAAGACCTGCTGAAAGCCTTGCATCAGGCGGCGGCCGGGCAAATGGTGCTCAGCGAGGCGCTAACGCCGATCCTGGCCGCCAGCCTGCGGGAAAACCGCCCCAGCGCCGAACGCGATATCCAGCAATTGACGCCGCGTGAACGCGACATTCTGAAGCTTATCGCCCAGGGGTTGCCCAATAAGCTGATTGCCCGCCGGCTGACCATCACCGAAAGCACCGTCAAGGTACACGTTAAACACCTGCTGAAGAAAATGAAGCTCAAGTCTCGCGTTGAGGCCGCCGTTTGGGTGCTGCAGGGCAAAAACGGCTAATCGCCGTTCAACGGCCCGGTTTGCGCCGGGATGATAGGCGGTGTCAGCGTTTTCACCGGCGGCAGATCGGCCCCTTCGCCAGCGTCCAGCCTCAGCGGCGGCGTCACTTTAAGTTCGATCCAGTTGGACGTCACGCGTTGCTGTTTATCATCCTCCAGCGTGACCGACAGGCGGTAGCTGTTGGCGGCGCCCGGGGCGTCATCCCACTTCGGCACGATCAGGGTCCACCCTCGTGGATCATTGGCGTTGCGCGACGGCGTCAGGCTCAAGGCCTGGGTATCGCCCTGCCAACTGACCTGGGTGATGCCGTTCACCGCTTTGATTTCCAGCGCCAACGGCAGCGTTTCGCCTTCCTGCAGGCTCCAGGGCGGCGTAGCCAGGAACACCTGCAACGTCTTGCGCTGGCGGAACTCCAGCACCGGCACGTTTTTTCGCTCGATGTTGTCATAGCGGCTGCCGCGTAGCGATTTGGCTTGCGCCACGTATTCCGGCGAGATTTGTTTAATCAGCGGCACGCCAAGCCGGTAACTCAGCGCCAGTTCGACCTGCTCCTGGCTTTGCCCGCCTTCGCCGATCTTGTGCAGCGCTTTTACCGTCACCAGCGGAACCGGGGTGTAATTTAGCCCCAGCTGCATGGCGCGCGGGTCATTTTGCTTTTTGCCGCTGCCAA is drawn from Serratia entomophila and contains these coding sequences:
- the narL gene encoding two-component system response regulator NarL, yielding MTTETAATILLIDDHPMLRNGVKQLIGMDERLQVIAEASNGERGVTLAAQYDPDLILLDLNMPGINGLETLDRLRQTDLSGRIVVFSVSNHEDDVVSALKRGADGYLLKDMEPEDLLKALHQAAAGQMVLSEALTPILAASLRENRPSAERDIQQLTPRERDILKLIAQGLPNKLIARRLTITESTVKVHVKHLLKKMKLKSRVEAAVWVLQGKNG